CACATACATAGCACAGTCAAACCTGGCTAATAGACAGGTAAAGGCCATCGTGGGCATCAAATGAATAATCTCCTGGTTCAATTTCTACAGTATTTCCATACTAGTTTCTTACTCTGGTAATGTGACTTGGCATCCAATTAAGCAACAAGGAATGCTAATGTGCTCATGAAAGGACATTTATGCAGCTTGTATTGAAGTTTTCCAGAACTTCTCCACAGGCTGTTCCTGCTTCAATTTCCAGCACCGTCCAATGAAATATTTCTCATTCTGTTAGTATGACTTGGCATCCCAAAAGACAATTAAAATTTCTGATATTCTTAGGAAATGAGATTTGAGCAGCTTGTATTCTCTTAGTCAGGAATTTAGAAAAGTTCCTCAAAACTTCTCCCATGAGCTGTGCAATAAATCCCTTTAAGATGCTATATGACTTTCACCATTAACCAGCGATGAGAGAAATTAGTTTCGACTTCCTATGTCCAGGACAGCAGAATGCCCTTTTCCTTGAGAGAATCCCTGCTTTCATCCACTgaaaaatttataatcataacAAGGCAAGTAGCTCCAATGAAAAATATTCCTGAGTACAGGTTTGCTTACCTCTTCCACATAAAAAGAATAAAAGCTAACGAGAACCCCTGCTTGCCAAAGGATGAAGTTGACAAACAGCCATATGCATGTCTCCTTTAGCCTTGCAAAAGGTCAAATAAACATCATTGTCCAAAAGAATGATCAACAAATGATAGAAAGGCTTGAACAGTTGGGCCCTTTTCCTATATTATCTTGCTTTTTGGCAATTtcaattttcttttcttccttttagaATTACTGGAAGCATATGCCCTTAACCTTCCAAGTATTGTCCTCTCACTCACCCGCAACACCAGTGAGTGATACAACTTCCTCTCCTTTACATGACAGCAACTCCTCAACCTGTTTTTATCATCCTCCAAGGAAGCTGAACCATAGAGGCTCTCTCTCATATCAGCTAGTGGTATCAGTGCAGAACAAACATTCTCTGTCAGCATTAACTCCTTGACATCCTCTGGTGCTTCATGACATGAAATGTTCCCTGGTGTTTCACCGCATTTGCTTTTTgtgatcttaatcaaattagtgaTGTTCGAAGATTCATCAACACCCTCAAAAGAATCTATTAAATATCTCAGTTTCTCATAAGCATCCTCTGCTAAGAAAATGATGTAGAGAAGAACTAAAAGCTCTATCTGTGGTTCCCCATTAAATGAAATTTCAAAGTATTCAGAGTTCTGGCTGGTGCAACCTGAATACTTTAGTTGCCTCCACAAAGATAGCCTTGCTCTAGCATAGCGATTAGAGAATGAGGAGGAGCACCATTTAATGACCAAGTCTAGATCAATGTTAACAATGTCATATGGGTTATCAGGTTCTGTAAATCCATATCTGTGAAGAAGGGCAGCATTACCCATAGAGCCATACGTATTGAAAACCTGGAAGAAAATGATTATATTTTAGGAAAAACGAACAGTGGCTCCAAAGGAAGCAAAACAGaaaatgagaaaatatgaaatgcaTGTCTGATGTTTAACTTATTGAGCAGACACTTGAATGATGAGGCAGAAAGACTCAAAagttgcatgattttttttttctgaggctggaataactttcaattcaaaatGATAGGGGGATTTTGCTGTAAAGACATAGAATACGACAAAGACACATGTAACAGCAGCATATTAGACTATGCAAGTAACTTGAACTGATACTAGTCAGGCTTCAAAGCTAGCATGAACTAACTATACCGACCAAACTAAAACACCAAGGCACTAAAAGCAAGCAGCAAATTTGGAAAGCTTGATGACAACAACTCCCAATTAAGTATAAACTTAGTCAGAAAAATTTCTCCATATATGCATGTAAGTCAGCTTTGCCAGATATTGGATAGTGACATTCATGCCCCATTGATGGTAAAAGACTTCGTATCATATTGTATGATAATTTCATTCTATGCCTGACAAGATTGTCACTGCTAATGTCTGCGAGGATTGACAGAAATAGCGGCAAATAGGATGCAGGAGCTTACACTTCAAGGCTCACATAAATATGAGAAACTGATAAACGTATCCCAGCTAGATGAGATGATAATTCTAGAAATACACAAGTTCAAAGAATATTCACATATAAGGAACCAAAACAGAAAATATATGGATATGCTTGGACCTCAGTAATACGTCCAAATGACTCAGCCCTCCTATTCTTGTTTGTTTGTTGGAGGAATCAGAGAACAATTCTGCAGCTCAGTTGAGGGGATATCTATGAAACTGGTACATTAGCCCAAGGATGGTGGAAACCAGTGCTTTTGTCTCAGTGTGGCTAGATTCTCGATCAGGCAAACCTACCATATTCaccatttttcttaaaaataagcAGGGGATATTGAGGTCAAAAAGTTCTGTGATGTTATCTCAAGAAATAGGGAAGTGATGTTGATGGCATTGTGAAGATGAAATTGAAGAGGGAAGACATGGATGGAGGTCAGTAAGAACAAAACTCAAGAATTATGATGAGGAGGTTTGAAGTTTGTAAAACAGGAATTTCATGTATGGAAAGAAGTGGACAAAACTGTTATCAATATTTTGAACTAAAGCAAAAACattaatatttatgatttttGATGCGGACAAGAAGGAATACTAGAAAATTAAAAGGCTCTAGGAAGTAAAAACAGGATCATCTTAGTTATTGTTACTTTGGTTATGATCATGGTCAATTATAAGGGTATTGTCATGACTTTAATAGATAAGTAAGTTGTTTTGAAGGGAGTGAAGGAAGCACAAAATATGGAGTCATTTTCCTTTTACCCAGAAACTTCAAATTAGATCATGTGTTTACACTTATGGAGTTTTGGCATATGCTCTATCTTTTATGGTCACACCAGCATGGAGTTGTATATATAAGAAAATATGAACTAAATCATGTGTTGAATTTTAATGAGATTTTTGCAAAAACCTTTCGCGTTCTTCTTAGTTTGAAATTAATTTATTCACATTCCTTCTGTTTTCTTCCTCT
Above is a genomic segment from Elaeis guineensis isolate ETL-2024a chromosome 1, EG11, whole genome shotgun sequence containing:
- the LOC140850840 gene encoding uncharacterized protein isoform X2, producing the protein MDTSSCCRRGSACLSSGAWRRSIPFSLERSSTRQIVKQDKCFLYEDWKESIEPLILSRPLKLDPDSFGVEQYFSAKSLVSSRSFEIDGYHGFGMVPLADLFNHKTGAENVHFTSISSRSSSDDEGDGGICDESADDKLSDVDLSTRSSGEDPTVLEMIIVRHVEAGSEVFNTYGSMGNAALLHRYGFTEPDNPYDIVNIDLDLVIKWCSSSFSNRYARARLSLWRQLKYSGCTSQNSEYFEISFNGEPQIELLVLLYIIFLAEDAYEKLRYLIDSFEGVDESSNITNLIKITKSKCGETPGNISCHEAPEDVKELMLTENVCSALIPLADMRESLYGSASLEDDKNRLRSCCHVKERKLYHSLVLRVSERTILGRLRAYASSNSKRKKRKLKLPKSKII